The Gammaproteobacteria bacterium genome has a window encoding:
- a CDS encoding D-tyrosyl-tRNA(Tyr) deacylase, with the protein MIALLQRVSSASVDVAGERIGAIDQGLLVLVGVERGDDEQKVARLLQRILGYRVFADESGRMNRSVQDIKGGLLLVPQFTLAADTSNGMRPGFSGAASPDEGRYYFDLLLASARQQHDVVACGQFAADMQVALVNDGPVTFWLQV; encoded by the coding sequence ATGATTGCCCTGTTACAGCGAGTATCCAGTGCTAGTGTTGATGTTGCAGGTGAGCGAATTGGCGCGATTGATCAGGGGCTATTGGTTCTGGTGGGTGTTGAGCGTGGCGATGATGAACAGAAGGTTGCGCGCTTGTTGCAGCGTATTTTAGGATACCGTGTTTTTGCAGATGAAAGCGGTCGTATGAACCGGAGTGTGCAGGATATCAAGGGGGGCTTGTTGTTGGTTCCGCAGTTTACCCTGGCTGCGGATACCAGTAATGGAATGCGTCCTGGCTTTTCAGGTGCGGCAAGTCCGGATGAGGGTAGATATTATTTCGATCTTCTGCTGGCCTCTGCACGTCAACAGCATGATGTGGTTGCCTGCGGGCAATTTGCTGCTGATATGCAGGTGGCTTTGGTCAATGATGGGCCGGTAACCTTTTGGTTACAGGTTTAA